In Toxotes jaculatrix isolate fToxJac2 chromosome 20, fToxJac2.pri, whole genome shotgun sequence, the following proteins share a genomic window:
- the LOC121200210 gene encoding apoptosis regulator Bcl-2-like — protein MAATYTSHDIVEDYLRYKLLRKGVAWRFPPRQPSANQQRHSEASSSAASWRLARVRTLHLGVAQDDAQQDPWLAPPQLQVALRSAGDKLEHRYHGNLSAQVSVLLLSGGDTHLARRRSLMAVCEELFKDGVNWGRIVAMMELGGALSAEVTKRGGGWQVDDIARWMEESLDSPLLQGWIEDNGGWDAFVELYGESRPPLSFWSLRTVFGLAVLGAAGITLGVLFTHK, from the exons ATGGCTGCCACGTACACCAGCCACGACATCGTGGAGGATTACCTCCGCTACAAGCTGCTCAGAAAGGGCGTGGCCTGGCGTTTCCCGCCCCGCCAACCCAGCGCcaaccagcagagacacagcgAAGCCTCGTCATCGGCAGCGTCGTGGAGACTTGCCCGAGTGAGGACATTACACCTGGGGGTCGCTCAGGACGACGCCCAGCAAG ATCCCTGGTTGGCCCCGCCCCAGCTGCAGGTCGCCCTGCGGAGTGCCGGTGACAAGCTGGAACACCGTTATCATGGCAACCTGTCCGCCCaggtgtctgtgctgctgctgagcggGGGCGACACCCACTTAGCGCGACGGCGAAGCCTGATGGCTGTCTGTGAGGAGCTGTTCAAGGACGGGGTGAACTGGGGACGCATCGTAGCCATGATGGAGCTGGGAGGGGCTCTGAGCGCTGAGGTCACcaagaggggtggggggtggcagGTGGACGACATTGCCAGGTGGATGGAGGAGAGTCTGGACTCACCGCTGCTCCAGGGATGGATAGAAGACAACGGAGGATGG GATGCCTTTGTGGAGCTGTATGGTGAGTCCAGACCTCCACTCAGTTTCTGGTCTCTGAGGACAGTGTTTGGACTGGCTGTACTGGGAGCAGCCGGGATCACACTGGGAGTCCTCTTTACCCACAAATAA
- the actr3b gene encoding actin-related protein 3B, with the protein MSLQLPPCVIDCGTGYTKIGYAGNTEPQFIMPSCIAIKESASVGEQAQRRLVRGVDDLDFYIGDEAVDKPNYATKWPIRHGMVEDWDLMEKFMEQVIFKYLRAEPEDHSFLMTEPPLNTPENREYLAEIMFETFNIPGLYIAVQAVLALAASWTSRQVGQRTLTGIVIDSGDGVTHAIPVAEGYVIGSCIKHIPIAGRDITFFIQQLLRDREVGIPPEQSLETAKAVKERYCYICPDIVKEFTKYDSDPGKWIKQYRGVNAVSKTAFHIDVGYERFLGPEIFFHPEFANPDFMQPISDVVDEVIQSCPIDVRRPLYKNIVLSGGSTMFRDFGRRLQRDLKRVVDARLRLSEELSGGRIKPKPIEVQVVTHHMQRYAVWFGGSMLASTPEFFQVCHSKKDYDEIGPSICRHNPVFGIMS; encoded by the exons ATGTCCCTGCAGCTGCCTCCGTGCGTGATAGACTGCGGGACCGG gTACACAAAGATCGGCTACGCTGGAAATACAGAGCCACAGTTCATCATGCCCTCGT GCATTGCGATCAAGGAGTCAGCCAGCGTGGGAGAACAGGCCCAGAGGAGGCTTGTACGAGGAGTGGACGACCTGGACTTCTACATCGGAGACGAAGCAGTAGACAAACCGAACTACGCAACCAAG TGGCCGATCCGTCATGGGATGGTTGAAGACTGGGATCTGATGGAGAAGTTCATGGAGCAGGTCATCTTCAAATACCTTCGAGCTGAACCTGAGGACCACAGCTTCCTCATG acagagcCTCCTCTCAACACTCCAGAGAACAGAGAGTACCTGGCTGAGATCATGTTTGAGACATTCAACATACCTGGACTCTACATTGCAGTacag GCGGTGCTGGCATTGGCGGCGTCGTGGACGTCACGGCAGGTCGGACAGAGGACTCTGACTGGGATTGTCATCGACAGTGGGGACGGAGTGACGCACGCCATCCCTGTG GCTGAGGGCTACGTGATTGGCAGCTGTATAAAGCACATCCCCATCGCAGGGCGGGACATCACCTTCTTtatccagcagctgctcagagacagagaggtggggATTCCTCCAGAGCAGTCCCTGGAGACCGCCAAGGCCGTCAAG gAGCGGTACTGTTACATCTGTCCAGACATCGTGAAGGAGTTCACAAAGTACGACTCTGACCCGGGAAAATGGATCAAACAGTACCGAGGAGTGAATGCCGTCAGTAAGACCGCCTTCCACATCGACGTGGGCTACGAACGCTTCCTGGGCCCTGAAATCTTCTTCCACCCTGAG TTTGCTAACCCAGACTTCATGCAGCCCATCTCTGATGTGGTGGACGAGGTCATTCAGAGCTGTCCAATCGATGTGAGGAGGCCGCTGTATAAG AACATTGTGTTGTCCGGAGGATCCACCATGTTCAGAGACTTTGGGCGGCGTCTGCAGAGAGACCTGAAGAGAGTGGTGGACGCCCGCCTGAGACTGAGTGAAGAGCTGAGTGGGGGACGGATAAAG CCGAAGCCGATTGAGGTTCAGGTCGTCACACATCACATGCAGCGTTACGCCGTCTGGTTCGGAGGCTCCATGCTGGCGTCCACg CCTGAGTTTTTCCAGGTGTGTCACTCAAAGAAGGACTACGATGAGATTGGCCCGAGCATCTGTCGACACAACCCCGTCTTCGGCATCATGTCCTGA
- the xrcc2 gene encoding DNA repair protein XRCC2: MNVTQCEVTGFTARSRSELMSPCWTAEFGLGAGSEFRRRRRSSGGEDEVRAEMSESGAQLFARLEARRCLKDIEPRLFPEDGGPNYGEVVELYGTEGTGKTELLYHLLCRCVLPKAAGGLEVDVVFVDTDYSLDMLRLVSIVDSRLNAALSTSSPSAGSDEAALRSCLSRLLVVHCSSSSQLLLTLHFLETSFSSRPGLALLLVDSISAFYWLDRSEGGASLAKQEEKLSKCSDLLGRLLRDYRITVFATCHAIRRSHSGSSSSSEPDRPYLCRSWQRLVTHRLLCSRQEAANSMASAAGGSKEQRMQQVFSVHCTSSSSSSGTKAYRSSSFYVTEGGVEFFSSSFHQ; the protein is encoded by the exons ATGAATGTGACTCAGTGTGAGGTGACAGGTTTCACAGCCAGAAGCCGGTCTGAGCTCATGTCCCCGTGCTGGACAGCAGAGTTTGGTCTGG GAGCAGGAAGTGAGTTCAGACGGAGGCGGCGGAGTtcaggaggagaggatgaagttCGTGCTGAAATGAGTGAAAGCGGCGCTCAG ctgtttgctcGTCTGGAGGCTCGTCGCTGTCTGAAGGACATTGAACCGCGTCTGTTTCCTGAAGATGGTGGACCCAACTATG GTGAGGTGGTGGAGCTGTATGGGACAGAGGGAACAG gtaaGACAGAACTGCTGTACCACCTGCTCTGTCGCTGTGTGTTACCAAAGGCTGCTGGCGGTCTGGAAGTGGACGTTGTGTTCGTGGACACCGACTACAGTCTGGACATGTTACGACTGGTCAGCATCGTGGACAGCAGACTGAACGCAG CTCTCTCTACCAGTTCACCCTCAGCCGGTTCAGATGAGGCAGCGTTGCGTTCGTGTCTTTCTCGCCTGCTGGTCGtccactgctcctcctcctcccagctcctcctcaccctccacTTCCTGGAAACCTCCTTCTCGTCGCGGCCTGGCCTGGCGCTCCTTCTTGTTGACAGCATCTCCGCTTTCTATTGGCTGGACCGCTCCGAGGGTGGGGCCAGCCTCGCCAAGCAGGAGGAGAAGCTCAGCAAGTGTTCAGATCTGCTGGGCCGACTGCTCAG GGATTACAGAATCACTGTGTTTGCCACCTGCCACGCCATCAGGAGGAGCCACAGtggatcctcctcctcctctgagcccGACCGGCCGTACCTCTGTCGCTCCTGGCAACGGCTGGTGACACACCGGCTGCTGTGCTCCCGGCAGGAGGCTGCAAACAGCATggcctctgcagcaggaggcagcaaagagcagaggaTGCAGCAGGTCTTCTCCGTTCACtgcacctcctcttcctcctcctctgggacGAAGGCTTACAGGAGCAGCTCCTTCTACGTCACAGAGGGAGGAGTGGAGTTTTTCTCGTCTTCCTTTCACCAGTGA